From one Thalassobaculum sp. OXR-137 genomic stretch:
- the malQ gene encoding 4-alpha-glucanotransferase, which yields MTDTALDALAAHAGIFDRYRDLAAVEHVASPDTKRALLAAMGLDAERPVDTLRRLEAEAEVRSLPAAVVVRAGEPADLQVQGWDVEWRLAPDPRTEERLRGGRSEEGVIALPALPVGLHVVIVQERPTLVVAAPEAAPDLSTWGLTAPRWGVTTALYGLRSEENLGIGTYRDLGKAAEALGRQGADFLGINPVHALGAASGTISPYSPTHRGFLNTTHIAPRGDAENGQTLRATPQVDYPGGRLALDRLLRQEHRRMDAVEAEDFRAFRQRSGSALQDFATFEALSLVHGADWRVWPEALKHPTASAVLRFAAENAQEVEYHAYLQWLADSQLGDAQRTARSSGMALGLYVDLAIGVRPDGAEVWGEPNSFARGVSLGTPPDQFNAKGQVWGLAPMSPLGLRNDLFRPFVDTMRAVVGHAGLARIDHVLGFMRCFWVPEDGTPGAYVRYPTDLLLAMTKVEAFHANCIMIGEDLGVLPEGLRDRLAESHLYGCSVAQFERDPDGDLTDPSDYRAGTLASFSTHDTPTVRGFWKGWEIERQQSFGQLDDAMAAAARQRRDWDRRRLHWLVDEASDEPPEDLDAGRIARIHATLAEGASDLIAVQLDDVFARVEQPNFPGTVDEYPNWRLKCPVGVGDLNDISALEPVRRSVENRRTRDR from the coding sequence ATGACAGACACCGCCCTGGACGCTCTCGCCGCCCATGCCGGTATCTTCGACCGCTACCGCGATCTTGCCGCCGTCGAGCATGTCGCCTCCCCGGACACCAAGCGGGCGCTGCTCGCGGCGATGGGCCTGGATGCCGAGCGTCCGGTCGACACGCTGCGGCGGCTGGAGGCGGAGGCCGAGGTGCGGTCGCTTCCGGCTGCCGTCGTGGTCCGGGCGGGAGAACCGGCGGACCTACAGGTCCAGGGCTGGGACGTCGAATGGCGGCTGGCGCCCGATCCTCGTACGGAGGAGCGGCTGCGAGGCGGCCGCTCGGAGGAGGGCGTCATCGCGCTGCCGGCGCTGCCTGTCGGCCTGCATGTCGTCATCGTTCAGGAGCGCCCGACCCTGGTGGTGGCCGCTCCGGAAGCGGCGCCCGACCTGTCGACCTGGGGGCTTACCGCGCCCCGCTGGGGCGTGACGACGGCGCTGTACGGCCTGCGCTCCGAGGAGAACCTGGGGATCGGGACCTACCGGGATCTCGGGAAGGCGGCCGAGGCGCTCGGACGTCAGGGCGCCGATTTCCTCGGCATCAATCCGGTCCATGCGCTGGGTGCCGCATCCGGGACGATCAGCCCGTATTCGCCGACCCACAGAGGCTTCCTCAACACCACGCATATCGCCCCCCGGGGGGATGCGGAGAACGGCCAGACCCTGCGTGCCACGCCGCAGGTCGACTATCCCGGCGGCCGCCTGGCCCTGGACCGTCTGCTGCGCCAGGAGCATAGGCGGATGGACGCGGTGGAGGCGGAGGATTTCCGTGCCTTCCGCCAGCGTTCCGGATCGGCGCTTCAGGATTTCGCCACCTTCGAGGCCCTGTCCCTTGTCCATGGCGCCGATTGGCGCGTCTGGCCGGAGGCGCTGAAACATCCGACCGCCTCAGCCGTCCTGCGCTTCGCCGCCGAGAATGCGCAGGAGGTCGAGTATCACGCCTATCTGCAGTGGCTTGCGGACAGCCAGCTCGGCGATGCTCAGCGGACGGCCCGCTCGTCCGGCATGGCGCTCGGCCTGTACGTGGATCTCGCCATCGGCGTGCGCCCGGACGGGGCCGAGGTCTGGGGCGAGCCGAATTCCTTCGCCCGCGGCGTGTCGCTGGGCACCCCGCCGGATCAGTTCAATGCCAAGGGTCAGGTCTGGGGCCTGGCGCCCATGTCGCCCCTGGGACTGCGGAACGACCTGTTCCGCCCCTTCGTCGACACCATGCGCGCCGTCGTCGGCCATGCGGGGCTCGCCCGGATCGACCATGTGCTGGGCTTCATGCGCTGCTTCTGGGTGCCGGAGGACGGCACGCCGGGAGCCTATGTGCGCTATCCGACGGACCTGCTCCTGGCCATGACCAAGGTCGAGGCGTTCCACGCCAACTGCATCATGATCGGCGAGGATCTGGGCGTCCTGCCGGAAGGGCTGCGGGATCGGCTGGCCGAGTCGCATCTCTACGGCTGCTCAGTGGCCCAGTTCGAACGCGATCCGGACGGCGACCTCACTGACCCTTCGGATTACCGGGCCGGCACGCTGGCGAGTTTCTCCACCCACGACACCCCGACGGTCCGCGGGTTCTGGAAGGGATGGGAGATCGAGCGTCAGCAGAGCTTCGGCCAGTTGGACGATGCGATGGCTGCAGCCGCCCGGCAGCGCCGGGACTGGGACCGCCGCCGGCTCCACTGGCTGGTCGACGAGGCGTCCGACGAGCCGCCGGAGGACCTGGACGCGGGACGGATCGCGCGCATCCACGCCACGCTGGCGGAGGGGGCGTCGGACCTTATCGCTGTGCAGCTCGACGACGTGTTCGCCAGGGTCGAGCAGCCTAATTTTCCCGGGACGGTCGACGAATACCCGAACTGGCGCCTAAAATGCCCCGTTGGTGTCGGTGATCTGAACGACATCTCCGCGCTGGAACCCGTGCGGCGCTCGGTGGAAAATCGCCGGACGCGCGATAGATAA